From Streptomyces chrestomyceticus JCM 4735, one genomic window encodes:
- the moaA gene encoding GTP 3',8-cyclase MoaA, with translation MLIDTFGRVATDLRVSLTDRCNLRCTYCMPEEGLQWLAKPDLLTDDEIVRLIRIAVTDLGIEEVRFTGGEPLLRPGLVGIVERVAALENRPRMSLTTNGIGLERTAGALRAAGLDRVNVSLDTLRPDVFRALTRRKRHEDVLRGLEAARAAGLTPVKVNSVLMPGFNDDEAPDLLAWAIAHGYELRFIEQMPLDAQHGWKREGMITAGDILASLRTRFTLTPEDQEERGSAPAERWTVDGGPHRVGVIASVTRPFCRACDRTRLTADGQVRTCLFATEETDLRAALRSDAPDAEIARIWKQAMWGKKAGSGLDDPSFLQPARPMSAIGG, from the coding sequence GTGCTCATCGACACATTCGGGCGCGTGGCCACCGACCTGCGCGTTTCGCTGACCGACCGGTGCAACCTGCGCTGCACGTACTGCATGCCGGAAGAGGGCCTGCAGTGGCTCGCCAAGCCCGACCTGCTCACCGACGACGAGATCGTCCGCCTGATCCGCATCGCCGTCACCGACCTGGGCATCGAAGAGGTCCGCTTCACCGGCGGCGAGCCGCTGCTGCGCCCCGGGCTCGTCGGCATCGTGGAGCGCGTCGCCGCTCTGGAGAACCGCCCCCGGATGTCGCTGACCACCAACGGCATCGGCCTGGAGCGCACGGCCGGCGCCCTGCGCGCCGCGGGCCTGGACCGCGTCAACGTCTCCCTCGACACGCTGCGCCCGGACGTCTTCCGCGCCCTGACCCGCCGCAAGCGCCACGAGGACGTGCTGCGCGGCCTGGAGGCGGCCCGCGCCGCCGGCCTCACCCCGGTCAAGGTCAACAGCGTCCTGATGCCCGGTTTCAACGACGACGAGGCGCCCGACCTGCTGGCCTGGGCGATCGCCCACGGCTACGAGCTGCGGTTCATCGAGCAGATGCCGCTCGACGCCCAGCACGGCTGGAAGCGCGAGGGCATGATCACCGCCGGTGACATCCTCGCCTCGCTGCGCACCCGCTTCACGCTGACCCCCGAGGACCAGGAAGAGCGCGGCTCGGCGCCCGCCGAGCGCTGGACCGTGGACGGCGGCCCGCACCGCGTCGGCGTCATCGCCTCCGTCACCCGCCCGTTCTGCCGCGCCTGCGACCGCACCCGGCTCACCGCCGACGGCCAGGTGCGTACGTGCCTGTTCGCCACCGAGGAGACGGACCTGCGGGCGGCACTGCGCTCCGACGCCCCGGACGCGGAGATCGCGCGCATATGGAAGCAGGCGATGTGGGGCAAGAAGGCCGGGTCGGGGCTGGACGATCCGTCGTTCCTCCAGCCCGCGCGGCCGATGTCGGCGATCGGGGGCTGA
- a CDS encoding DUF3099 domain-containing protein, whose amino-acid sequence MRKQTGAQAFRITGARQGLTEDVRGRQRRYVISMSLRTVAVVLTAVLWNIERHVAIATLALGIVLPYVAVVIANAGRENVRSLPSTFIPAPTRPMLGPGSTAGPAEPVPEAAGPEADAPRREPS is encoded by the coding sequence ATGCGGAAGCAGACCGGCGCCCAGGCCTTCCGGATCACGGGAGCGCGGCAGGGGCTGACCGAGGATGTGCGGGGCCGGCAGCGGCGCTATGTGATCTCGATGTCGCTGCGGACGGTGGCCGTCGTGCTCACCGCCGTGCTCTGGAACATCGAGCGTCACGTGGCCATCGCCACACTGGCGCTGGGCATCGTGCTGCCGTACGTCGCGGTCGTCATCGCCAACGCGGGGCGGGAGAACGTACGTTCACTGCCGTCCACCTTCATACCTGCTCCCACCCGGCCGATGCTGGGCCCCGGGAGCACCGCCGGCCCGGCGGAACCGGTCCCGGAAGCGGCCGGGCCGGAAGCGGACGCGCCCCGGCGGGAGCCGAGTTGA
- a CDS encoding TldD/PmbA family protein — MRSRTPRGNAPHEIVERALELSRADGCVVIAEERSSANLRWAGNALTTNGVTRGRSLTVVATVDGGQGTASGVVSRTAVTAADLEPLVREAEAAARAAGPAEDAAPLVSGAAPAPDFTDAPAETSSAVFDAFAPALGESFKRAGDGGRELYGFAFHEVVSSYLGSSTGLRLRHDQPTGTLELNAKSPDRTRSAWAGLSTRDFRDADPLAIDAELATRLGWAARRVELPAGRYETLLPPSAVADLLVYQQWSATGRDAVEGRTAFSRPGGETLVGSKVAELPLTLRSDPGAPGLECAPFVLAHVSGDDASVFDNGLPLEPTDWVRDGELRRLVTTRHSAGLTGLPVAPGMDNLILAGGGSRSLEEMVAGTERGLLLTCLWYIREVDPATLLLTGLTRDGVYLVENGEVAGEVNNFRFNESPLDLLGRAVEAGRTERTLPREWSDFFTRAAMPALRVPDFNMSSVSPGV, encoded by the coding sequence ATGAGGAGTCGTACGCCGCGGGGAAACGCGCCCCACGAGATCGTCGAGCGGGCCCTGGAGCTGTCCCGGGCGGACGGCTGTGTGGTCATCGCGGAGGAGCGGTCCAGTGCCAATCTGCGGTGGGCCGGTAACGCGCTGACCACCAACGGGGTCACCCGGGGGCGGTCGCTGACCGTCGTCGCCACCGTGGACGGCGGGCAGGGCACCGCGTCCGGTGTGGTGTCGCGGACCGCGGTGACCGCCGCCGATCTGGAGCCGCTGGTGCGGGAGGCGGAGGCGGCCGCGCGGGCGGCCGGGCCCGCCGAGGACGCCGCGCCGCTGGTGTCCGGTGCGGCGCCGGCGCCGGACTTCACCGATGCCCCCGCCGAGACGTCCTCCGCGGTCTTCGACGCCTTCGCGCCGGCGCTGGGCGAGTCGTTCAAGCGGGCCGGGGACGGGGGGCGGGAGCTGTACGGGTTCGCGTTCCACGAGGTCGTGTCGTCGTATCTCGGCTCGTCCACGGGGCTGCGGCTGCGGCACGACCAGCCCACCGGGACGCTGGAGCTGAACGCCAAGTCCCCGGACCGCACCCGGTCCGCCTGGGCGGGCCTGTCGACGCGTGACTTCCGTGACGCGGACCCGCTGGCCATCGACGCGGAGCTGGCCACCCGGCTCGGCTGGGCGGCGCGGCGCGTCGAGCTGCCGGCCGGGCGGTACGAGACCCTGCTGCCGCCGTCCGCCGTCGCCGACCTGCTCGTGTACCAGCAGTGGTCGGCGACGGGCCGGGACGCCGTGGAGGGCCGTACGGCCTTCTCCCGGCCCGGCGGCGAGACGCTCGTCGGGTCGAAGGTCGCGGAGCTGCCGCTGACGCTGCGCAGCGACCCGGGCGCCCCGGGGCTGGAGTGCGCGCCGTTCGTGCTGGCTCATGTTTCGGGTGACGACGCCTCCGTGTTCGACAACGGGCTGCCGCTGGAGCCGACCGACTGGGTCCGCGACGGTGAGCTGCGGCGGCTGGTGACCACCCGGCACAGCGCCGGGCTGACCGGGCTGCCGGTGGCCCCGGGGATGGACAACCTGATCCTGGCCGGCGGCGGCAGCCGGTCGCTGGAGGAGATGGTGGCGGGCACCGAGCGGGGGCTGCTGCTGACGTGCCTGTGGTACATCCGCGAGGTGGACCCGGCGACGCTGCTGCTCACCGGGCTGACCCGGGACGGCGTCTACCTGGTCGAGAACGGCGAGGTGGCCGGTGAGGTGAACAACTTCCGGTTCAACGAGTCGCCGCTGGACCTGCTGGGGCGGGCGGTGGAGGCTGGCCGTACGGAGCGGACGCTGCCTCGGGAGTGGAGCGACTTCTTCACCCGCGCGGCGATGCCGGCCCTGCGTGTCCCGGACTTCAACATGAGTTCGGTGAGTCCGGGGGTGTGA
- the tyrS gene encoding tyrosine--tRNA ligase — translation MTRLGESVARASSLLSADLSADATVAELLKETGERRYLDLTDLPAKEQAELIASRTVEVLPGVDRLAERIEERRAAGRGLHIKLGIDPTATDVHLGHAVPLIILSRFQRLGHDVTLIIGDFTAKIGDPSGRTAERPPLTDEDIAANLASYRDQVRPFFDFEKVSFRQNSEWLAPYTFPELLGLLAQVPVSQLLQREDFRNRLASGSGLTMTELLYPVAQGLDSVALECDVELGGADQLLNLQMGRKLMELRGQRPQLVVTMPLIEGTDGTGAKMSKSKGNYVGLSAPADDVFGKIMSVPDRLMEPYLKAWTEWTDEEIAVVLARVADKSLHPMDLKKILAGEVVTALYGLEAAMAARAGFVAQFSKKSFADVGTLPVVDVAEHGAETVAAVLTKVLEFTPSASAARRLAKQNALRLVVEAPEGQQTLTLAESEVIRPLDEVLAERLAGLSGAAYLKAGRKLAQLEGR, via the coding sequence ATGACACGCCTCGGCGAATCCGTCGCCCGCGCCAGCTCGCTGCTCTCCGCAGACCTCTCCGCCGACGCCACCGTCGCGGAGCTGCTCAAGGAGACGGGCGAGCGGCGCTATCTCGACCTGACGGACCTGCCCGCCAAGGAGCAGGCCGAGCTGATCGCCTCCCGTACCGTCGAGGTGCTGCCGGGCGTGGACCGGCTCGCCGAGCGGATCGAGGAGCGGCGCGCCGCCGGCCGGGGTCTGCACATCAAGCTGGGCATCGACCCGACCGCCACCGACGTGCACCTCGGGCACGCGGTGCCGCTGATCATCCTGAGCCGGTTCCAGCGGCTCGGGCACGACGTGACGCTGATCATCGGTGACTTCACCGCCAAGATCGGCGACCCGTCGGGCCGTACCGCCGAGCGCCCGCCGCTGACCGACGAGGACATCGCCGCCAACCTGGCCAGCTACCGCGACCAGGTCCGGCCGTTCTTCGACTTCGAGAAGGTCAGCTTCCGGCAGAACAGCGAGTGGCTGGCGCCGTACACCTTCCCCGAGCTGCTGGGCCTGCTCGCCCAGGTGCCGGTCTCGCAGTTGCTCCAGCGCGAGGACTTCAGGAACCGCCTCGCGTCCGGCTCCGGGCTGACGATGACGGAGCTGCTGTACCCGGTCGCGCAGGGCCTGGACTCGGTGGCGCTGGAGTGCGACGTGGAGCTGGGCGGCGCCGACCAGCTCCTCAACCTCCAGATGGGCCGCAAGCTCATGGAGCTGCGCGGGCAGCGGCCGCAACTGGTCGTCACGATGCCGCTGATCGAGGGCACCGACGGCACCGGCGCGAAGATGTCCAAGTCCAAGGGCAACTACGTGGGGCTGAGCGCCCCCGCCGACGACGTCTTCGGCAAGATCATGTCGGTGCCGGACCGGCTGATGGAGCCGTACCTGAAGGCGTGGACGGAGTGGACCGACGAGGAGATCGCGGTCGTCCTGGCCCGGGTCGCGGACAAGAGCCTGCACCCGATGGACCTGAAGAAGATCCTGGCAGGCGAGGTCGTGACGGCGCTGTACGGCCTGGAGGCGGCGATGGCCGCGCGCGCCGGGTTCGTGGCGCAGTTCTCCAAGAAGTCCTTCGCCGACGTCGGCACCCTGCCGGTGGTGGACGTCGCCGAGCACGGCGCGGAGACCGTGGCCGCGGTCCTGACGAAGGTCCTGGAGTTCACGCCGAGCGCCTCGGCGGCCCGGCGGCTGGCGAAGCAGAACGCGCTGCGCCTGGTCGTGGAGGCCCCGGAGGGCCAGCAGACGCTGACGCTCGCCGAGTCCGAGGTGATCCGGCCGCTGGACGAGGTGCTGGCCGAGCGGCTCGCCGGTCTCTCCGGCGCGGCCTACCTGAAGGCCGGCCGGAAGCTGGCACAGCTCGAAGGCCGCTAG
- a CDS encoding GlsB/YeaQ/YmgE family stress response membrane protein, giving the protein MTWLWAIIVGLVLGLIAKAILPGKQQIPLWLTVVFGMLGSVLGNWLATGIGVNDTKGVDWTRHLLQLVGAVVVVAIGDRLWAAVRGHGRETT; this is encoded by the coding sequence ATGACCTGGTTGTGGGCAATCATCGTCGGCCTGGTCCTGGGCCTGATCGCCAAGGCGATCCTCCCGGGCAAGCAGCAGATCCCGCTGTGGCTGACCGTGGTCTTCGGCATGCTCGGCAGCGTCCTGGGCAACTGGCTGGCCACCGGCATCGGGGTGAACGACACCAAGGGCGTCGACTGGACGCGGCACCTGCTGCAACTGGTCGGAGCGGTCGTGGTGGTCGCCATCGGCGACCGGCTCTGGGCGGCCGTCCGCGGCCACGGGAGAGAAACCACCTGA